Sequence from the Streptomyces sp. R33 genome:
TCCGGTCGGCCAGGGCGCCGGCCGGCACCGCCAGCAGCAGGAACACCGCGGCGGTGCCCAGGGGGAGCAGCGGGAACCACTGCTCGCGGATGCCCGTGCGGTCCTGGAGCAGCAGGTAGAGGAAGGCGTCGCTGACGGTGGTCAGGCCCAGCAGGGCGGCGCAGAGCGCGAGGGCGCGCAGCCGGGGCAGCCGCAGCAGGGCCACCGCCTCCCGCAGGTTCACGGCGGCGGGCTCGGGGGAGTCCGGCTTCGCCGTGCCGGGATCCTCCGCGGCAGGCCCCCCGGTCGGCTCGAGGCCCGCGCCCGACGGGACGAACAGCATGAGCACCACGACGCCGAGCACGGCGACGCACGCGCTGACGCCGAAGACGGCGTCGTACCCGCCCACCGCCATGTTCAGGATGAAGAAGGCGGCGAGCGGGCCGAGCAGCGCCCCGGTGGTGTCCATGGCGCGGTGGACGCCGAACGCACGGCCCTGTAACCCGGCAGGTGTGGAGAGGGAGATCAGTGCGTCGCGCGGGGCGGTGCGCAGACCCTTGCCGGTCCGTTCCAGGGCGAGGACGACGCCCACCGGGCCCAGGGTGTGCGCGAGTAGCAGCAGTGGTTTGCACAGTGCGGACAGCCCGTAGCCGATGCCCGCGATCAGCTTGTGGTTGCGGACCCGGTCGGCGAGGTGGCCGCCGGTCAGCTGCACCAGCGCACTCACCCCGTTGTAGACGCCGTCGAGCGCGC
This genomic interval carries:
- a CDS encoding MFS transporter is translated as MYLADRSAPAGAKTAPETAPDGRSVRAPAVASAVLALGTVSLITDVSSEMVTAVLPLYLVAGLGLSPLGFGALDGVYNGVSALVQLTGGHLADRVRNHKLIAGIGYGLSALCKPLLLLAHTLGPVGVVLALERTGKGLRTAPRDALISLSTPAGLQGRAFGVHRAMDTTGALLGPLAAFFILNMAVGGYDAVFGVSACVAVLGVVVLMLFVPSGAGLEPTGGPAAEDPGTAKPDSPEPAAVNLREAVALLRLPRLRALALCAALLGLTTVSDAFLYLLLQDRTGIREQWFPLLPLGTAAVFLLLAVPAGALADRIGRRTVFLAGHALLLAGYGLLLWAPHWPALPYLVLVLHGLFYAATDGVLPAAVGATVPAKLRATGLAVVGTSQALARFGCSLAFGAAWTLWGAGPALTAAAAGLCCCAAVAGFVLRPAAPEAAAEPARHPRGTR